A window of Sutcliffiella cohnii contains these coding sequences:
- a CDS encoding carbohydrate ABC transporter permease has protein sequence MSSKADITVPRKFDISQFIKDYGWCYAFIAIPIVLFLMFTLFPVGYAFIMSFQKYHVLGSTWVGLDNYKTMLQDDIFWKSMKNTFIFTIGTVPVNVAITLFLAVLIFPRAQKAQTFFKASLYLPTVASGVTIALVWFWIYDPTTAGLFNMFLGLLGIDNVMWLGQSSTALLSIMLMSYLTGHGAGIILYLAAMGGIPKSLYEAADIDHASSWSKFKNITWPLLKPTTLYLLVTGIIMSFQVFMSIYLMTQGGPNFATTTIAYLIYVHAFEYYQFGLAAAESFALGAIIIVASVIQFKVMSSDVEF, from the coding sequence ATGTCGAGCAAAGCTGATATAACTGTTCCAAGAAAGTTCGATATCTCCCAATTCATAAAAGATTATGGTTGGTGTTACGCATTTATTGCAATTCCGATAGTGTTGTTTTTAATGTTTACTTTGTTTCCAGTAGGCTATGCATTCATTATGAGTTTTCAAAAATACCATGTATTAGGTTCCACATGGGTAGGCTTAGACAACTATAAAACGATGCTTCAAGATGATATTTTTTGGAAGTCGATGAAAAACACATTTATATTTACGATAGGAACCGTTCCTGTCAATGTTGCTATCACATTATTCCTTGCAGTTCTCATTTTCCCAAGAGCACAAAAAGCCCAAACTTTTTTTAAAGCTTCTCTTTACTTACCTACTGTCGCATCTGGAGTAACAATTGCCCTCGTCTGGTTTTGGATTTATGATCCTACAACAGCTGGTTTATTTAATATGTTTCTAGGGTTGTTAGGGATTGATAACGTCATGTGGCTAGGACAAAGTAGTACAGCCTTACTATCTATTATGTTAATGTCCTATTTAACAGGTCATGGAGCAGGTATTATTCTTTACTTAGCTGCAATGGGTGGTATTCCAAAATCTCTTTATGAAGCAGCTGATATTGATCATGCTTCTAGTTGGTCAAAATTTAAGAATATAACATGGCCATTATTAAAACCGACAACATTATACTTGTTAGTTACTGGTATCATTATGAGTTTCCAAGTATTTATGAGCATTTATTTAATGACCCAAGGTGGTCCTAACTTTGCAACAACAACCATTGCTTATTTAATATATGTACATGCGTTTGAATATTATCAATTCGGTCTGGCAGCTGCAGAATCTTTTGCACTAGGAGCAATTATTATTGTAGCTTCTGTCATTCAATTTAAAGTAATGTCTTCGGATGTTGAGTTCTAG
- the cysK gene encoding cysteine synthase A: MKVINSMADLIGNTPLVKLNRLVPKGAATVYLKLEFFNPSGSVKDRAAFNMIVEAEKKGLIQPGATIIEPTSGNTGIGLAMNAAARGYKAILVMPDTMSQERINLLKAYGADVVLTPGEDKMPGAIKKAEELVNEIPNSFMPMQFENFANPDAHRHTTAKEIIEAMDQIGKPLSAFVATAGTGGTITGTGEVLKEKYPNVTVHVVEPAGSPVLSGGKPGKHKLVGTSPGFIPEILNQDVYEEIFKIKDEDAYETARRLASEEGILVGPSSGAACFSAIEVAKRLTEDDIVVCIACDTGERYLSTDLFMM, translated from the coding sequence ATGAAAGTTATAAACAGTATGGCAGACCTTATTGGAAATACGCCATTAGTTAAATTAAATAGACTCGTTCCGAAAGGCGCGGCAACGGTTTACTTAAAGCTTGAATTTTTTAATCCAAGCGGAAGTGTAAAAGATCGTGCTGCCTTCAATATGATTGTAGAAGCTGAAAAAAAAGGACTTATCCAACCTGGTGCTACAATTATCGAACCAACGAGTGGCAATACAGGAATTGGGCTAGCTATGAATGCAGCAGCTCGCGGGTATAAAGCAATACTTGTTATGCCAGATACGATGTCCCAAGAAAGAATTAATTTATTAAAAGCATACGGAGCAGACGTTGTTTTAACTCCGGGTGAGGATAAAATGCCTGGTGCTATAAAAAAAGCAGAAGAACTTGTTAATGAAATTCCTAATAGCTTCATGCCGATGCAATTTGAAAACTTCGCAAATCCTGATGCTCATAGACATACTACGGCAAAAGAAATTATAGAAGCGATGGACCAAATAGGAAAGCCTTTATCTGCCTTTGTCGCGACAGCTGGAACTGGTGGCACGATTACGGGTACGGGCGAAGTATTAAAGGAAAAATATCCAAACGTCACTGTTCACGTAGTAGAACCCGCCGGCTCACCTGTCTTATCTGGTGGTAAACCCGGAAAGCATAAACTAGTTGGCACGAGCCCGGGGTTTATTCCAGAAATACTAAACCAAGACGTGTATGAAGAAATTTTTAAAATTAAAGATGAAGATGCTTACGAAACTGCTCGAAGGTTAGCATCAGAAGAAGGTATACTTGTAGGCCCATCTTCAGGTGCGGCATGCTTCTCTGCTATCGAAGTAGCAAAACGACTCACAGAAGACGACATCGTCGTTTGCATCGCTTGCGACACAGGCGAAAGATACTTATCAACTGATTTATTTATGATGTAG
- a CDS encoding ABC transporter ATP-binding protein — translation MARILMENITKTFIDDKRGGTFTAVNDASFEIKDKEFLVFVGPSGCGKTTSLRMIAGLERQTSGNIYIDEKLVNNMHPKDRDIAMVFQDYALYPHMTIEENLAFGLKNMKVSKQEIKEKIDYATKILGLEQLLDRKPKELSGGQRQRVAVGRAIVRDPKVFLFDEPLSNLDAKLRVQMRIELAELHRRLGATIVYVTHDQVEAMTLGERIVVMNQGEIQQIATPRELYRNPANMFVAGFIGSPPMNFFDCVLETASTIKIGDLTFTLPEKLIERYRSFVGKKVVLGLRPEDIYDEEFAFSVNKTNKARMKVKAIEHLGGENLVYFHVGERIITAKVSGESFIRAGEEKSFVFNLEKMHLFDPVTEKRI, via the coding sequence ATGGCAAGAATATTGATGGAAAATATAACGAAAACATTTATAGATGATAAACGAGGTGGCACGTTTACAGCAGTAAATGATGCTAGTTTTGAAATAAAAGATAAAGAGTTTTTAGTATTCGTTGGTCCTTCTGGATGTGGCAAAACGACGAGTCTTAGAATGATTGCTGGATTAGAAAGACAAACTTCAGGTAATATCTATATTGATGAAAAATTAGTTAATAATATGCATCCGAAAGATCGTGATATTGCGATGGTTTTCCAAGACTATGCTTTATATCCGCATATGACAATCGAGGAAAATTTGGCGTTCGGTTTAAAAAACATGAAAGTATCTAAGCAAGAAATTAAAGAAAAAATTGACTATGCGACGAAAATATTAGGTTTAGAACAACTTCTTGATAGAAAGCCGAAAGAACTCAGTGGTGGTCAGAGACAGCGTGTTGCGGTCGGACGTGCAATTGTACGTGACCCAAAAGTGTTTTTGTTCGATGAACCACTTTCTAATTTAGATGCTAAACTACGTGTACAAATGAGGATTGAACTTGCGGAGTTACATAGAAGATTAGGCGCAACTATCGTTTATGTAACACACGATCAAGTAGAAGCGATGACGCTTGGCGAACGAATTGTAGTTATGAACCAAGGAGAAATACAACAAATTGCTACACCGAGAGAATTGTACCGAAATCCAGCTAATATGTTTGTAGCAGGATTTATCGGTTCACCACCGATGAACTTTTTTGATTGTGTCTTAGAAACAGCATCAACGATAAAAATTGGTGACTTGACCTTTACTTTACCTGAAAAATTAATAGAACGATATAGAAGTTTTGTCGGGAAGAAAGTAGTATTAGGGTTAAGGCCAGAAGATATATATGATGAAGAATTTGCTTTTTCTGTAAATAAAACAAATAAAGCTCGGATGAAAGTGAAAGCGATAGAACATTTAGGTGGAGAAAATTTAGTTTACTTTCATGTTGGTGAGCGTATTATTACAGCGAAAGTTAGTGGGGAAAGCTTTATAAGAGCTGGTGAAGAGAAAAGCTTCGTATTCAACTTAGAAAAAATGCATCTCTTTGATCCGGTAACAGAAAAACGTATTTAA
- a CDS encoding ABC transporter substrate-binding protein, with the protein MKRGFSLALILLLVASIILGCSNSSSSGSKDVVKVWTYPVHGDYEPELQELIKSFEAENENIKIEYEVLSWAEGPQKFDIALNSGNPPDIYFGKPQGKYVDSGLAVDLTGKLNVNESDYNDVALDHMRIEGGLYGLPIYMFLHVWGGNKQLMEQYGIDYEKIQTEGWTWAEFKELAAKGVTTKASGEQQYGFVFQGNNEELLDHLALNNGLPYRFNEDGITWNDDKILETMQYIRSLIDDGIMPRETAAVDPAKRMELYYNHQALFFGRAIPYFDPVVEAHNEEIKEGKVEGEEVNFVLLPIPHNEGQEQVSFGGSEGYMLFTQKNAKEDHVNNSIKVLEHLTSAEAGQSAAALALPQVHKDAEGKFEMPLAPYNEVAAEVLASKVLPPAKVSAAAKAKDDRFRTEVVIPTFQGILSGEVTPEEALETFKTKGTEIFAK; encoded by the coding sequence ATGAAAAGGGGTTTTAGTTTAGCGTTAATTTTATTACTCGTAGCATCTATCATATTAGGTTGCTCCAACAGTTCTTCGTCAGGATCCAAAGACGTTGTAAAAGTATGGACATATCCTGTTCACGGTGATTATGAGCCAGAACTACAAGAGTTAATTAAGTCATTTGAAGCAGAAAACGAAAATATTAAAATCGAGTATGAAGTATTATCATGGGCAGAAGGTCCGCAAAAATTTGATATTGCTTTAAACTCAGGAAATCCACCAGATATTTACTTCGGTAAACCACAAGGTAAATATGTAGACTCTGGGCTTGCTGTTGACTTAACAGGTAAGCTAAATGTAAATGAAAGTGATTATAACGATGTTGCATTAGACCATATGAGAATTGAAGGCGGTTTATACGGCTTACCTATCTACATGTTCCTACATGTATGGGGTGGTAATAAACAGCTTATGGAGCAATATGGAATTGATTATGAGAAAATTCAAACAGAGGGCTGGACTTGGGCAGAATTTAAAGAGTTAGCAGCTAAAGGTGTAACGACGAAAGCTTCCGGAGAGCAACAGTACGGTTTTGTTTTCCAAGGAAATAACGAAGAATTATTAGATCATTTAGCTTTAAATAATGGGCTTCCATATCGTTTCAACGAAGATGGTATTACATGGAACGATGATAAAATATTAGAAACGATGCAGTATATTCGTAGTTTAATAGATGATGGCATTATGCCAAGAGAAACAGCAGCTGTTGATCCAGCTAAACGTATGGAGCTATATTACAACCACCAAGCATTATTTTTCGGCCGTGCCATCCCTTATTTTGATCCAGTAGTGGAAGCACATAATGAAGAAATTAAAGAAGGTAAAGTTGAAGGAGAAGAAGTTAATTTCGTTCTTTTACCAATTCCACATAACGAAGGTCAAGAGCAAGTTTCATTCGGTGGTTCAGAAGGATACATGTTATTCACGCAAAAAAATGCGAAAGAAGACCATGTTAACAACAGTATTAAAGTGTTAGAGCATTTAACTAGTGCTGAAGCTGGTCAATCAGCTGCTGCATTAGCTTTACCACAAGTTCATAAAGATGCTGAAGGTAAGTTTGAAATGCCATTAGCTCCTTATAATGAAGTAGCGGCAGAGGTACTTGCTTCTAAAGTATTACCACCAGCTAAAGTGTCTGCAGCTGCAAAAGCGAAAGATGATCGTTTCCGTACGGAAGTCGTAATCCCTACATTCCAAGGAATATTAAGTGGAGAGGTTACTCCAGAGGAAGCATTAGAAACATTTAAAACTAAAGGAACTGAAATTTTTGCTAAGTAA
- a CDS encoding carbohydrate ABC transporter permease, whose amino-acid sequence MEVKVNQTEYAQIALKKEKQRNRKKKIYSVVSYAILLFWVVLTIIPLYWMVISSFRDTTVSVSFRPEWFPSQLTLSTYIRFLTETDALRWLFNSLFVSSVLTLTNVIFSSLAGYAFAKLKFPGRNTIFWILLSTMMIPAQVTLIPVYIMIVNIFGLVDTYLAIMLPMFTVVGNIFLMKQYMSTLPTTLIQAARIDGCSEFGIFRKVILPISKPGVAVLAIFTFVSTWNEFFWPFLVTQSSSMRTIQVGLASFKFQDATDYGAMMAGSVLAALPMFILFFALQRYFLQGITIGAVKG is encoded by the coding sequence ATGGAAGTTAAAGTGAATCAAACAGAGTATGCCCAAATCGCATTAAAAAAAGAAAAACAGCGAAATAGAAAAAAGAAAATTTATAGTGTTGTAAGCTACGCAATATTATTGTTTTGGGTTGTTCTTACAATTATTCCTTTATACTGGATGGTTATCTCTTCATTTCGTGATACAACCGTATCCGTTTCATTTCGCCCGGAATGGTTTCCGTCGCAACTTACACTATCAACCTATATTAGGTTTTTAACAGAAACGGATGCATTAAGATGGTTATTTAACAGTTTGTTCGTATCGAGCGTATTAACACTTACAAATGTCATTTTTTCATCTTTAGCTGGTTACGCATTTGCAAAGCTTAAATTTCCAGGGAGAAATACAATCTTCTGGATCTTGCTTAGTACGATGATGATTCCTGCTCAAGTAACATTAATTCCTGTTTACATTATGATTGTTAATATTTTCGGTTTAGTAGATACGTATCTTGCTATTATGCTTCCGATGTTTACAGTAGTAGGAAATATATTTTTAATGAAGCAATATATGTCAACGCTTCCGACAACATTGATTCAGGCTGCAAGAATAGATGGGTGTAGTGAATTTGGTATTTTTCGAAAAGTTATACTACCTATTTCAAAGCCTGGAGTTGCTGTATTAGCGATATTTACCTTCGTATCAACATGGAATGAGTTCTTTTGGCCATTTCTAGTTACGCAATCTAGCTCAATGAGAACGATACAAGTTGGTCTAGCAAGTTTTAAATTCCAAGATGCTACTGATTATGGGGCTATGATGGCTGGTTCAGTACTCGCTGCATTACCTATGTTTATATTATTCTTTGCGTTACAACGATATTTCCTCCAAGGTATTACGATTGGTGCAGTGAAAGGATAG
- the nagZ gene encoding beta-N-acetylhexosaminidase, translated as MKNVRTMTLKEKIGQMFMVGFSEKEPSVEIQTMIEQYHVGGVIYFTRNIESPEQVHRLSSQLQRFVPTNPLFISIDQEGGMVARITEGVTLSPGNMALGATQNKEAVYQLNKIVASELTALGINMNFSPCIDVNNNPKNPVIGVRSYGEDPYFVAAMGNQAIDGLQSENVSAVIKHFPGHGDTNVDSHLSLPVIPHSLERLKEIELVPFASAIKQGVDAVMVAHVSFPAIEPDNVPATLSKRMINGLLRNYLQYDGVVMTDCMEMNAIINYYGIEEATILAIEAGNDIVLISHSFDRQQRAIKAVIGAVNDGRISEDAINQSVERILRLKQKRQLQKEMQNWNSAKKNIAQSDNLAYAQKISEQSITVLKDNGVLPIDKDSNTLLVSVNPNVATEVDETLATNVTIGTYLGQHITSLEEVHVTTTVTDQEMTEIMLMAKNADKVIVTTYQASANPSQVSLVQMLLKQYNEKLVVVALRSPYDIELFPNVATYIATYESRPLALQSVSKVLIGELQASGQLPVQLPMDVYRS; from the coding sequence ATGAAAAACGTAAGAACGATGACATTAAAAGAAAAAATTGGTCAAATGTTTATGGTCGGATTTTCAGAAAAGGAACCGAGTGTCGAAATACAAACGATGATTGAACAATATCATGTAGGGGGAGTTATTTATTTTACGAGAAATATTGAATCTCCTGAGCAAGTTCATCGTTTATCATCACAGTTACAACGATTCGTACCGACAAATCCGTTATTCATTTCGATTGACCAAGAAGGTGGTATGGTCGCTAGAATTACCGAAGGAGTAACGTTGAGTCCTGGTAATATGGCGTTAGGTGCAACCCAAAATAAGGAAGCCGTGTATCAATTAAATAAAATAGTAGCAAGTGAGTTAACAGCTCTAGGTATTAATATGAATTTTTCACCGTGTATCGATGTTAACAATAATCCTAAAAACCCTGTTATTGGTGTGAGGTCTTATGGAGAAGATCCTTATTTTGTTGCTGCCATGGGGAATCAAGCGATTGACGGTTTACAGTCAGAGAATGTTTCTGCTGTTATAAAGCATTTCCCAGGGCATGGCGATACAAATGTTGATTCTCACTTATCACTTCCGGTTATTCCGCATTCATTAGAGAGATTAAAAGAAATAGAGCTAGTACCATTTGCCTCAGCTATTAAGCAAGGGGTAGATGCTGTAATGGTTGCACACGTTTCTTTTCCTGCTATCGAACCAGATAACGTTCCAGCAACATTATCAAAAAGGATGATAAATGGCTTGCTAAGAAATTATTTGCAATACGATGGAGTTGTTATGACCGATTGTATGGAAATGAATGCAATCATAAATTATTACGGAATAGAGGAAGCGACAATACTTGCTATTGAAGCAGGCAATGATATTGTTCTGATAAGTCATTCATTTGATAGGCAGCAAAGAGCAATAAAGGCTGTAATAGGTGCTGTAAATGACGGTCGTATTTCGGAAGACGCTATTAATCAGTCGGTGGAACGCATTTTACGATTGAAACAGAAGCGTCAACTACAAAAAGAAATGCAAAACTGGAATAGTGCTAAAAAGAATATTGCACAATCTGATAACTTAGCTTATGCACAAAAAATAAGTGAACAATCGATAACAGTATTAAAGGATAATGGTGTTTTACCTATTGATAAAGATTCCAACACTTTACTTGTTTCAGTTAACCCTAACGTTGCAACAGAGGTGGATGAAACGTTGGCAACGAATGTCACAATAGGAACATATCTTGGGCAACATATAACGAGTTTAGAAGAGGTTCATGTAACAACAACCGTTACTGATCAAGAAATGACAGAAATAATGTTGATGGCAAAAAATGCGGATAAAGTTATCGTTACAACGTACCAAGCTAGTGCAAACCCTAGTCAAGTATCATTAGTTCAAATGTTATTAAAACAATATAATGAAAAATTGGTGGTTGTTGCTTTAAGAAGCCCATACGATATTGAGCTTTTTCCAAATGTAGCTACATATATTGCTACTTATGAGAGTAGACCATTAGCATTACAGTCAGTTAGTAAAGTATTGATAGGTGAATTACAAGCTAGTGGGCAACTTCCTGTCCAGCTTCCGATGGATGTGTACCGGTCATGA
- a CDS encoding IS110 family transposase, whose product MEVIIENACGMDVHKDSITACAITPKGKEIETFSTKTIYLIELVDWVKKHNCTHVAMESTSVYWKPIVNLLEAEGIEFLVVNAQHIKAVPGRKTDVKDAEWIAKLLRHGLLKASYIPDRNQRELRELVRYRRSIIEERARQYNRIQKVLEGANIKLGSVVSDIMGVSSRDMLRSIAEGNEDLEELTNFARGRMKNKKDELKLALQGYIQEHQRFMIKTIMDHIDFLTEQIDKLDKEIEKRMEDDQEDIDRLDSIPGIGRKMAEQMLAEIGPNIKEQFPTAPQLCSWAGLVPGNNQSAGKRKSSKTMKGNKYLKSALIEAAHSVRGSKNYLGALYRRTASRKGKKRAAVVVAHAMLRISYYLLTRKEMYVDLGEDYFDKQRQQSIVRHSLRRLENLGYTVTLVEPKVS is encoded by the coding sequence ATGGAAGTAATCATTGAGAATGCTTGTGGTATGGATGTCCACAAGGATAGCATTACTGCATGTGCCATTACACCAAAAGGAAAGGAGATTGAAACTTTTTCAACTAAAACTATATATCTTATAGAGTTGGTGGACTGGGTTAAGAAACACAACTGTACCCATGTGGCGATGGAAAGTACAAGTGTCTACTGGAAACCTATTGTCAATTTACTAGAAGCAGAAGGTATTGAATTTCTAGTTGTGAATGCTCAACATATTAAAGCTGTTCCTGGGCGTAAAACCGATGTGAAAGATGCCGAATGGATTGCCAAATTACTTCGTCACGGTTTACTTAAAGCTAGTTATATTCCTGACCGAAATCAGCGAGAATTACGTGAACTTGTGCGTTATCGTCGTAGCATTATTGAAGAACGTGCCAGACAATATAATCGGATTCAAAAAGTGTTAGAAGGAGCTAATATCAAGCTTGGCTCTGTTGTTTCTGACATTATGGGAGTTTCTTCTCGTGATATGCTTCGATCCATAGCGGAAGGGAATGAAGACCTTGAAGAGTTAACAAACTTTGCGAGAGGAAGAATGAAAAATAAAAAAGATGAATTGAAACTCGCACTTCAAGGGTATATTCAAGAACATCAACGATTTATGATAAAAACGATTATGGATCATATCGATTTCCTAACTGAGCAAATCGATAAACTAGACAAAGAGATAGAAAAAAGGATGGAAGACGATCAAGAAGACATAGATCGTTTAGATTCCATTCCTGGCATTGGAAGAAAAATGGCGGAACAAATGCTTGCAGAAATTGGTCCAAATATAAAAGAGCAATTCCCGACTGCACCCCAACTATGTTCATGGGCGGGTTTAGTTCCAGGAAATAACCAAAGTGCTGGAAAACGTAAGTCATCCAAAACGATGAAAGGAAACAAATATCTTAAATCAGCACTCATTGAAGCAGCTCATTCTGTTCGAGGGTCTAAAAACTACCTTGGTGCACTTTACCGTCGGACTGCTTCACGTAAAGGTAAAAAGCGTGCAGCAGTTGTTGTAGCCCATGCGATGTTACGAATCTCCTATTATCTCTTAACACGAAAGGAAATGTACGTAGATCTAGGAGAAGACTACTTCGATAAGCAAAGACAACAGTCCATTGTTAGACATTCACTACGAAGATTAGAAAATTTAGGCTACACCGTGACACTAGTTGAACCAAAAGTTTCATAA
- a CDS encoding exo-beta-N-acetylmuramidase NamZ family protein, giving the protein MIHVSYGIDTFLTNTLEKWSGKRIALVTNQTGITSSYQSTIDVLNREKSIQLVKLFACEHGIRGNVQAGVHIENHKDEKTSLPVYSLYSTSKKVSTTLLEDVDAVFFDIQDVGVRFYTYLATVKNLMEACLQTNTSLVVMDRPNPIAPFTDGNILEDDFTSFVGPYRLPICTGLTVGEYAQLIKVECFPKVDLHISKMKNWNRSMWGDQWNNVWIPPSPNIPHATTTLYYPISCFIEGTNLSEGRGTTKPFEWIGAPWFKVDEVISHFTKKELAGIKIIPTYFTPTMSKHHGEFCSGIQLVITERTEIHIAKTAYELLQTIFAVHKEADWLPPFKKGMPPFIDYLWGTDKVRKGIDDGKSYCELTIDWSKGIEEWKSRIQTILLYS; this is encoded by the coding sequence ATGATTCACGTTTCATATGGGATTGATACGTTTTTAACAAATACATTGGAAAAATGGTCTGGAAAGCGGATAGCACTTGTAACGAACCAAACGGGGATTACGTCTTCTTATCAATCTACTATCGATGTTTTAAATAGGGAAAAATCGATACAGTTAGTTAAATTATTCGCATGTGAACACGGTATACGGGGTAACGTGCAAGCGGGAGTCCATATAGAAAATCACAAGGATGAGAAAACTAGTTTACCTGTTTATAGTTTATACAGTACTTCGAAAAAGGTATCTACAACATTATTAGAAGATGTAGATGCCGTTTTTTTTGATATTCAGGATGTAGGAGTACGTTTTTATACGTATTTAGCAACAGTTAAAAATTTGATGGAAGCTTGTTTACAAACAAATACTTCTCTAGTTGTTATGGATCGACCTAATCCAATTGCACCGTTTACGGATGGAAATATATTAGAGGATGATTTCACCTCATTTGTTGGTCCGTACCGTTTGCCTATTTGTACCGGACTTACGGTAGGAGAGTATGCTCAGTTAATAAAAGTAGAATGTTTTCCAAAAGTAGACTTACATATTAGTAAAATGAAAAATTGGAATCGATCGATGTGGGGAGACCAGTGGAACAATGTTTGGATACCACCATCACCTAATATTCCTCATGCTACAACGACTCTGTATTATCCGATAAGCTGCTTCATTGAAGGAACTAATCTTTCAGAAGGAAGAGGAACTACAAAGCCGTTTGAATGGATTGGAGCACCGTGGTTTAAAGTAGATGAGGTAATAAGTCATTTTACTAAGAAGGAATTAGCAGGAATTAAAATTATACCCACTTACTTTACGCCGACAATGAGTAAGCATCATGGGGAATTTTGCTCTGGCATTCAATTAGTAATAACGGAACGTACTGAAATACATATTGCAAAAACGGCATATGAATTGTTACAAACAATTTTTGCAGTTCATAAAGAAGCAGACTGGCTACCGCCGTTTAAAAAAGGAATGCCCCCCTTTATCGATTATTTGTGGGGAACAGACAAAGTAAGAAAAGGGATAGATGATGGAAAGTCATATTGTGAATTAACGATAGACTGGTCAAAAGGAATAGAAGAGTGGAAAAGTAGGATACAAACAATTTTACTATATTCATAA
- the anmK gene encoding anhydro-N-acetylmuramic acid kinase AnmK: MIPSLQKLWTKNEKIGIGLMSGTSVDGVDVAVIKVSGNGLSTKYSLLAFDTIPFPEKLTERIFNQFNPQTSSVDVLCSINFELGTIFKDAAEKVVEASELRKEDIDFIGSHGQTFYHIPKEKEGLLRSTLQLGEASILAQHFQCPVVSDFRVRDIAAGGEGAPLVPYIDYLMFGQQEKNIALQNIGGIGNVTFLPKGLEKEHVIAFDTGPGNMVIDEAVKILTGGKLQFDNEGEIAKKGTPNKETVARLLENPYFSYNIPKSTGRERFGAQYTRELVSQLREQQLSIEDIIATVTMFTAASIIDQYKRFIPQGIDELIVSGGGAYNKTLLKYLSESFCVKTQEDIGFSSDAKEAIAFALLANETLSGNANNLPVATGANESVVLGKIII; this comes from the coding sequence ATGATACCTTCTTTACAAAAGCTGTGGACTAAGAATGAAAAAATAGGTATTGGGCTTATGTCTGGAACATCTGTCGATGGGGTGGATGTAGCTGTTATTAAAGTCAGTGGAAATGGGTTAAGTACTAAGTATTCCTTACTAGCTTTTGATACTATCCCTTTTCCAGAAAAATTAACCGAACGAATATTTAATCAGTTTAATCCACAAACAAGCTCTGTTGATGTTTTGTGTAGTATTAATTTTGAATTAGGAACTATATTTAAAGATGCTGCAGAGAAGGTTGTGGAAGCAAGTGAGCTTAGAAAAGAGGATATAGATTTCATTGGATCACACGGACAAACGTTTTATCATATCCCAAAAGAAAAAGAAGGGTTACTTCGCTCTACTCTTCAATTAGGGGAGGCTTCTATTTTAGCACAACATTTTCAATGTCCGGTTGTGTCAGATTTCCGAGTTCGCGATATTGCAGCGGGTGGAGAAGGGGCACCTTTAGTTCCTTATATAGACTACTTAATGTTTGGTCAGCAAGAAAAAAATATCGCTTTGCAAAATATCGGTGGAATTGGAAATGTTACTTTTTTGCCAAAGGGGTTAGAAAAAGAACACGTCATTGCGTTTGATACTGGTCCAGGTAACATGGTAATAGACGAGGCAGTGAAAATATTAACGGGTGGAAAGCTACAATTCGATAATGAAGGTGAAATTGCTAAAAAAGGAACACCTAATAAGGAAACAGTCGCCCGTTTGCTTGAAAATCCCTACTTTTCTTACAACATACCAAAAAGTACTGGAAGAGAGCGGTTTGGTGCTCAATATACGCGAGAGTTAGTCTCTCAATTGAGGGAACAGCAGTTATCGATAGAAGATATTATAGCTACGGTTACGATGTTTACAGCAGCATCTATCATAGATCAATATAAACGGTTTATTCCTCAAGGAATAGATGAATTGATTGTAAGTGGTGGTGGAGCGTACAATAAAACGCTGTTGAAGTATTTAAGTGAGTCTTTTTGTGTGAAGACGCAGGAAGATATCGGGTTTTCGAGTGATGCAAAAGAGGCGATTGCTTTTGCTCTTTTAGCGAATGAAACACTTTCTGGGAATGCTAACAATTTGCCTGTTGCGACAGGGGCGAATGAGTCGGTTGTGTTAGGGAAAATTATTATATAA